Genomic window (Melioribacteraceae bacterium):
AGAATATCGCTCAACTCATCACTCATAATTAACGATTTATTTAATTCAGCACGGGAATAGAACTGCATATTATAAATTAAAGGCTGAACAATTGCCGCTTCGGTTAAATCCGGAGGTAACCTTTTCGATTTTGTCCCTAAAATTTCATTACCGAATTTCTCCACAAACCTTTTATTCAGTATTACTTTATTAAACTCTTTGATATTACCCGCTATTTTACTCCTAATTTTTGCAAGTCCCTCTTTATCAACATTATATAATCCCGTATAAACATTTATCCCTTTATGATTCAATTCAAAATAAAAACCGGGATCGTTTAAAGCTTTTCTTCCACCATGAGAAACCAACGCAGAGCAATAAGTTTTGTAAGGGGTTTTGTCTTTCGAGAAACGGATATCCCTATAAATTCGGAAAATGCACTCCTTGGGATCTGATAAAGTTAATGGATCATCAAAACTGATTCTAGTGAGCAGTTCACCAACAAGATTAAAGAATGGTTCTTTGATATTCTTTTCATATCTGGGTTCATTCTCTGTAAACCATTCTCTGTTATTATTGTTTTCAAGTTCTTTAAAGAATTTTACAAAATCTTTTGAAAAGTATGCCACTATTCAACCTCACAATAAAATTATTTTTATTTTGTGCATGCAATTTTAACAATAATGAGAAATTAATGCTTGAAAAATACAAACACGTAATCTGGGATTGGAATGGCACAATTCTTAATGATGTTGAGTTCGCGGTAGAATTGATTAATCACCTTTTGATAGAGAGAAATTTACCTTCCCTTACTGTCGAAAAGTATAAAAGTATTTTTACAATTCCTGTTAAAGATTATTACGCTAAAGCCGGCTTTGATTTTTCTATTGAGTCATTCGAAGTTGTTGGTAAAAAGTGGATAGATAATTATGAAAAAGGAAAATTGAGCTGCAGTCTGTATGATGGTGTAACCGATATTATTAAGAGAATAAACTCGCTTAGAATCGGGCAATCTGTTTTATCAGGATACAAGCAAAATACACTTGAAGATATTGTAAAGCATTATCAACTCTCTCCTTACTTCGATCATATTTTAGGATTGGATAATATTTACGCAGGAGGAAAGATGCACCGGGGAATTGATTTAATGAAAGAACTGAATCTTGAAAAAGGAGAATCATTAATGATTGGTGATATGGTTCATGACTGTGAAGTAGCTATGGAAATTGGGGCTGATTGTATTTTACTAGCCAACGGTCATCAAAGCAGAGAAGCATTAGAAACATGCGGTGTACCGGTAATAAATGATATTAGAGAATTATTAACCCTCTAATAATATTTAAAATGTGGAATTTAAACTGATATTAGTTTTTCAATACGTGGCGGTAACATTCGTTAACCCAATTCCATGCGCGTATTATATGTCTTTCCTCCTGTCTTATACCTGAAATTACTAACCGAATCGTAAAAATCCCATTAAGTTTTGTGTGTGTTAAAAAGAATTCACCAGTTGAATTGATTTGTGATAATAGTTTTTCATTAAAAGTATTTAGTTGAGATTCATCAAAGTCAGCAACTACCGCCCTAAAACAAACAGTACTAAAATTTACAGGAGCGAGCAACTCAAAATTATTATCTTCATCAATAAATTTGGCAAAACGATTTGCTATTCGGATGTGCTCGGCAATTCTTTCTTTTAATCCGGCAATCCCAAAATATCTTATTACAAACCAAAGTTTTAACGCACGAAACCTTCTGCCCAGTTGAAGCCCATAATCCATATAATTTTCTACTTGCGAATCCTCGCTACTCTTCAGGTATTCTGGTATTAGAGAAAATGCTCGTTTTAATATTTCCGGTTTTCTAATAAATAGAGTACTTAAATCGATTGGCACAAATAACCATTTATGAGGATTCGAAACAATAGAATCAGCTTTATCCCAGCCTTTAAAAAAATGTCTGCATTCCGGCAGCATAGCGGTTACACCGGCATACGCCGCGTCAACGTGAAGCCATATATTTTCTTTATTGCAGAATTCTGCTATCTCCTCAACTGGATCAACTGAGGTACTCGATGTTGTACCAATTGTTGCAACAACACACATCGGCACTATTCCGGATTTGCGATCTTCATCTATAGCAACTTTAAGTCTCTCAACAATCATAGAAAATTTTGAATCGCACTCAATTTTCTTGATTCCATCCAATCCTATTCCCAATGATAATGCGCTTTTTTCAATTGATGAGTGGGCATGCTCGGAACAATAAACTCGAAGTTTCGGGATTCCGCTCATTCCCTTTTCCCTAATTCCCAAATTCAAATACTCCCGAGCACAAGCCAATGCGTGAAATGAACTAATTGACGCGGTATCATAAATCATCCCCAAATAATTTTCCGGAAGTGCAAGCATTTTTCGGTACCATATTAATACTGTCTGTTCAAGTTCTGTTAGAGCAGGAGATGATTTCCACACCATTCCATTAACATTGAAAGCTGAGCTTATGATATCTGCGAGTATTCCGGGTCCACTAGCGGTAGAAGCAAAGTAAGCCATAAATTTTGGATGCTGCCAATGAGTGATTCCGGGCAATATTATATTGTTCAAGTCTGCAATAATATCATTAAAACTTTCCGGATCTGACGGTGCTTCCTGAGGTAATTTATTTTTAATATCTCCGGGAGTAACACTTGGCAATACAGAAAGGGCTTCGAGATTATCGAGATAATTGGCAGACCAATCAATTAGTTTATAACCCACCTCTTTAAACTCGGGTGAGGGCATGTCGAGATTATTTTTTTCTTTCATATTAAAACTGAATTTTATTTATCCAATTATAAATTATAGTCATAAGCTCAATCCGTTTATCCGAAAATGAATGCCCTGTTTCAAGAATATGTACTTCAGTATTTGGATTGGCTTCCAATAAATTTTCGGATAAAGGATAATGATGGATTTGCAGCGGAGCAATTGAATCGTATTTTGCTCCGAACAATAAAATATTTTTTTTCGCAAATGATTTTAGATGGTTTAATAAATTCCAATCAGCTTTATTTTCGATCAATTCATTTAATAAATTTTCGGCAGATTCATTGTTAACATAATTCATCGCGTCAATCATTTGAGAAGCAGAATAACTTTTTATTTCTTTATTAGATTCCAATATTTGTCCAAACATTCCGGCATTAAATGGAGCTATTGCGATGATATTTTTTACATAATCGTAATTTATTGAACTGTACAGTGCCGAAAAGCCTCCCATGCTATATCCTAGCATAACAATTTTTTTTCGATCAACACGAAATTTTTCAAGGCAAATATCACTAACTAAAAAATCTAAGGCCGCTTTAGTATCGCTAACTATATTTTGAAAAGAGTAGCTGCCATCACTTCCCCATGAACCACTATAATTAAACCCCATCACATTAAATCCATACCGCTGAAACATTCGGGCAATGTCGTGATTTTTTTCATTGCCGGGAAAACCATTCAGCATTAACACTGTTGGCTTAATACTCTCTCCCGATGCAATAAACATTGTTCCAAATAATTTACTTTCGCCATTAAAAAACTTTAAAGGTGACATAGTTGCCGGAAAGTTTTTATCCGGTGGAGCGTCTTCATAAATGGGATTAAACTCTTTGAGGTTCATATTATCTTTCATAATTCTCGGTGATTGTAATTTAATTTGGCCAAGTCAAAAATAGAGATAATTAATGATGTATAAAATTTAATAAAGCTTTTTTCCATTTAGCACCTCATTTCTTATCTTTGCCCAACATTTAATAATAATAAGTTAATAATATGAGAATCAGCAAATCGTTTATCCCTACTTTAAAAGAAGTTCCCTCAGAGGCAGTAATTCCAAGTCATATTTTGATGATACGGGCTGGATTGGTGCGACAATTATCAGCAGGAATTTATTCATGGCTACCGCTCGGTTATAAAATTATAAGAAAAATAATGGATGTTATTCGTGAAGAGATGAATGCCATTGGTGGGCAAGAATTTCACTATCCAGCACTAAATCCAAAAGAAATTTGGGAACAAACCGGAAGAGTTGAAGCATTTGGTGATATTCTTTTTCATATTAAAAATAGAGATTATGTACTGGCTCCTACCCATGAAGAAATTGTTGCCTATCACGCGAAGGGAGCTATTGTTTCTTATAAAGATATGCCTCAAATATGGTATCAGATTCAAACCAAATTTAGAAATGAACCAAGACCTCGAAGCGGTGTTATACGAGGCAGACAATTTATTATGAAAGACGCTTACACTCTCGATAAAGATTTTGAGGGACTTGATATTGGTTATGCATTACATGATAAAGCGTACAGGGCAATCTTTGATAGATGCGGGTTAAAATATTTTGTGGTTGGAGCATCGAGCGGGGCGATGGGAGGAAGTAAAAGTGAAGAGTTTATGGTTAAGAGTGAAGCCGGAGAAGATACCGTAGCTTATTGTGAAAAGTGTCAGTATGCGGCAAACTCTGAAGTTGCGCAGTCAATTGCAGAACCGGCAAAAAAACATGATGAAAGCAAAACTGTCTTTGAAATTTCTACGCCGAACATAAAATCAATAGATGAACTTTGCGCTTTTTTAAGTATTAATGAAAAAGAAACCGCCAAATCTAGAGTATATATTCATGAAGGTACTCCCGTTTTAGTTTTAATGAATGGAAACGATGAGGTCAACGAAACAAAACTTGGTAATGTATTGGGCGGTAATGTTCGTCCTTGCCATCCTGAGGAATTAAAGGAGATAAGTGGTGCCGATGCAGGATCGATTGGACCAATTGGATTTAAGCATAGAATTTTAGCGGATAATCTTTTAAAGAACGCAAATAATCTTTACAGCGGCGCAAACAAAAATGATTATCACTTAGGTGGAATTGATTTAACGCGCGATGTGGCAGGAGTTGAGTATTTTGATTTAAGAATTGCACAGAGCGGAGAAAAATGTATTCGATGCGGATCTCCACTTGAAGTGTTCAAAGCAATTGAGCTTGGGCATATCTTTAAGCTTGGTACTAAATATTCTGAAGCTCTTGGTGTAAATTTTCTTGATGAAAATGGAAAAGAAAAACCGGTTGTTATGGGAAGCTATGGTATTGGTGTAGAAAGAATACTTGCTTGTTTTATTGAACAGAATTATGATGATAGAGGATTAATTTGGAAAGAACCACTTCAGCCGTTCGATATTCATTTAATCGGTTTAAATATGAAGAATGCCGAAGTATCAAAATTTGCTGAAAAAGTATATCTTGATTTAATAGCTGATGGTTACGAAGTTTTGTTTGATGACCGCACAGATGCAAGTGCCGGATTTAAGTTTAATGACGCTGATCTTTTGGGTATGCCGGTTCAAGTTATCGTTGGGGAAAAGAATTTGAAAGAAGGTAAAGTTGAACTGAAGAACCGTAAAACGGGAAACAAGATTGTAATTGCATTAGATAATTTATTGAATCAACTGCAAGAGCATTTTTAATTTGTTATGTTGAATCAAGTTGATGCTGAAACAAGTTCAGCATGACAATGGTTATCGCTCTTTTAGCCGTCATCCCGAACTTGTTTTGGGATCTAAATAGTAGGAAGATTAATGAAATCCAAATTACATATTGTTTCTACTCCAATCGGTAATTATGAGGATATTACATTACGCGCGTTAAAAGTTTTAAAAGAAGTTGATTTTATTATTTGTGAAGAATTTAAAGAAGCCCGCAGACTGCTCTCACAATATCAAATTGAAAAAGAGCTTGTCTCTCTTAACGAACATAATGAAGAGGAATCCTCCCAAGAAATAATTGCCCGATTAAAAAAGGGGGAAACCGCGGCTTTAATATCGGATTGCGGTACTCCCCTATTTTCAGATCCGGGTAAATATTTAATACATAACTGTATTTCTGAAAAAATTGATTTAATACCTATTCCGGGGGCTAATTCACTTTTACCGGCTCTCGTTGGGTCGGGATTTAGTTTAGATAAGTTTTATTACGCCGGATGGCTTTCTCCGAAAACAGAAATTCGCAAAAAAGAATTAATCCGCCTAAAAGCAATAAAGGAGTTAATAGTAATAATGGAAACTCCCTACCGATTAAAGACTATATTGACAGATCTCGAAAAGATATTTAATCCCACCACACATATTTGTGTTTCATTCGATATGACACTTGCTACCGAAAAATATTATAGAGGAACAATCCAAGCTATCCTTAAATTAGTGGAGGAACAAAAACTTAAAGGTGAGTTTGTTCTTTTAATTAATAATAGATAAGAAAAAAGAATGATTGTTTTATCCAATTCGCTTAATTTATAATAATAGAACGATTTCTATTAATCCTATGTTGTATTGAATTGTAGAGGTTAAATTGCTTAGATTTCAGACAAATAAAAACATTATATAATAACTTGGAGAAAATATGTTACAGGTTCAGGATGTGGATCTCACACCGAATCCCCAAGCGCTAAAATTCATTTTGAATGAAAAACTTTTAAATAGAGAAACCAGAAATTACCAGAATAAAGAACAAGCTATTAACGATCCTTTAGCAAAAGGTATCTTCGAAATTGAGGGAGTAGTTTCTGTTTTTTATATGGATAAGTTTATAACCATTGAAAAGGATTCTAAAGCAGCATGGGGTCAAATTCAGAGACCATTTGTTGAGTTCATCAAAAATTTTGATAAAGCACAAATTCCGGCAGAAGTCGAAGTGCCGCAAATGTCATCTGAGGAAGAGACCGAACTTCTTAAAAAGATTAATGAAATATTGGATACCAGAGTTCGTCCAGCATTGGCCGGTGATGGTGGTGGATTGGAAGTTATTGGATTAGAGGGAACTACTCTTTCAATACGTTATCAAGGAGCTTGCGGAAGCTGCCCAAGTTCAATTCGAGGTACATTAGTCGCAATTGAAAATTTATTGAGAAGAGAAGTCAGCCCTAGTATTGAAGTAATACCCGGATAAGTTTAATTATTATTTTGAGAAGAAAGCCGTTGAATTCAACGGCTTTTTTTTATTCGAAATTCTGTGATTCATCGTCATAAACATGTTCATTAAATATTGTCTCGAGTTCTTCCTCGAAGAAAAATTTATCCTCACCAAATGCCGGTTTTAATTCATCGAGCCAAATTGCATCTTCATTGTAATCTGCAAAAAATGGGCGAGCAACCCAGTCGGGATTTCTCCCCTGTAAAAATCTCATTACAATTATTTTTTGCTTGTTAACTTCACTAACTCCAAGCATTTGAATTTTACCAGGTGTAGCACTCATACTGGGACCTCGAACAGTTCTGCATACACCACTCACAGATTGGTAAGCTTTTCTAAAAATATTCCACGCCTCAACTAAGGGCATACCAAAAAAGTGCTGTGCACCGGTATCACGCGCAACAAACATATAATATGGGATACAGCTTAAATTAACCTGCTTACGCCACATCTCACTCCAAATTTCAGGTTTATCATTTATATGTTTCATAACCGGCGATTGTGTTCTAATCTGCGCACCGGTGGCTCTAATTCTTTTAATTGCTTCCTTAACCGCATCTGTTGATAGCTCAATTGGATGATTAAAGTGAGCCATTATTGCCAGGTTTTTTCCTTTGGCAATAATTTTATCGAACAGTTTTATTAACTCATCCGCATCTGTATCTTTAGTAAATCTATAGGGCCAATAAGCAAGCGCTTTTGTACCAAAACGGATAGTTTGAATATTATAGAGGTCATCATCAAGTAGCTCATCAATATAAAAAGCCAATCTTTTTGTGCTCATAATTAATGGATCTCCGCCAGTAAATAAAACGTCTGTTACTTCGCGATGTGCCTTTAAATATTTTATGAGAAGTTCAACCTCTTTCATCGCAAATTTCATATCAGCCATTCCAACAAATTGAGGCCATCTAAAACAAAATGTGCAATACGCATGGCAAGTTTGTCCTTGACTTGGGAAGAAAAGAACTGTTTCTCGATATTTATGCTGAATCCCCGTCAATTCAATTCCATCAATTGAAGGTACATTGTGTTTTTGCCCCGCGGGGTGGGGATTGAGTTCATGTCTAATCTCATTTATTAATGGTTTCATCTCATCAATTTGATGCCCATCATTAAACATTTTTTCCACTTTAGAATAATGATGATTCTGAAGCATCTCCTTTCTCGGAAATGTAAGTGTAAAAATCGGGTCATCGGGGATATTCGACCAGTCAATTAAATTCTCAACAACATAGTTGTTGGTTTTAAAAGGGAGAACATTGCCGACTATATCAATAGCGTCATAGTCAATTTTGCTGAGTTTTTTTAGCGCGTCAATCTCCATGTAATTTCGGAGAGTATAATTTTTGTAGGTATGCATGATACCTCCTTTTTATTGAGATAATGGACAGCAGAGGAAATTTAGTGGGCGAAGTTTTGCCCGGTGAATCTTGAAGTGATTACAAAATAAGAAAAATTAGATAGAAGTCAAGGTTATAAATACGATTTTTAAAACTGAACGAGCCGACATTAAACCGG
Coding sequences:
- a CDS encoding DUF2461 domain-containing protein; its protein translation is MAYFSKDFVKFFKELENNNNREWFTENEPRYEKNIKEPFFNLVGELLTRISFDDPLTLSDPKECIFRIYRDIRFSKDKTPYKTYCSALVSHGGRKALNDPGFYFELNHKGINVYTGLYNVDKEGLAKIRSKIAGNIKEFNKVILNKRFVEKFGNEILGTKSKRLPPDLTEAAIVQPLIYNMQFYSRAELNKSLIMSDELSDILFDYYNAGVPLTQYLENALHNS
- a CDS encoding HAD family hydrolase, translating into MLEKYKHVIWDWNGTILNDVEFAVELINHLLIERNLPSLTVEKYKSIFTIPVKDYYAKAGFDFSIESFEVVGKKWIDNYEKGKLSCSLYDGVTDIIKRINSLRIGQSVLSGYKQNTLEDIVKHYQLSPYFDHILGLDNIYAGGKMHRGIDLMKELNLEKGESLMIGDMVHDCEVAMEIGADCILLANGHQSREALETCGVPVINDIRELLTL
- a CDS encoding amino acid decarboxylase, whose product is MKEKNNLDMPSPEFKEVGYKLIDWSANYLDNLEALSVLPSVTPGDIKNKLPQEAPSDPESFNDIIADLNNIILPGITHWQHPKFMAYFASTASGPGILADIISSAFNVNGMVWKSSPALTELEQTVLIWYRKMLALPENYLGMIYDTASISSFHALACAREYLNLGIREKGMSGIPKLRVYCSEHAHSSIEKSALSLGIGLDGIKKIECDSKFSMIVERLKVAIDEDRKSGIVPMCVVATIGTTSSTSVDPVEEIAEFCNKENIWLHVDAAYAGVTAMLPECRHFFKGWDKADSIVSNPHKWLFVPIDLSTLFIRKPEILKRAFSLIPEYLKSSEDSQVENYMDYGLQLGRRFRALKLWFVIRYFGIAGLKERIAEHIRIANRFAKFIDEDNNFELLAPVNFSTVCFRAVVADFDESQLNTFNEKLLSQINSTGEFFLTHTKLNGIFTIRLVISGIRQEERHIIRAWNWVNECYRHVLKN
- a CDS encoding alpha/beta fold hydrolase, encoding MKDNMNLKEFNPIYEDAPPDKNFPATMSPLKFFNGESKLFGTMFIASGESIKPTVLMLNGFPGNEKNHDIARMFQRYGFNVMGFNYSGSWGSDGSYSFQNIVSDTKAALDFLVSDICLEKFRVDRKKIVMLGYSMGGFSALYSSINYDYVKNIIAIAPFNAGMFGQILESNKEIKSYSASQMIDAMNYVNNESAENLLNELIENKADWNLLNHLKSFAKKNILLFGAKYDSIAPLQIHHYPLSENLLEANPNTEVHILETGHSFSDKRIELMTIIYNWINKIQF
- a CDS encoding proline--tRNA ligase; translated protein: MRISKSFIPTLKEVPSEAVIPSHILMIRAGLVRQLSAGIYSWLPLGYKIIRKIMDVIREEMNAIGGQEFHYPALNPKEIWEQTGRVEAFGDILFHIKNRDYVLAPTHEEIVAYHAKGAIVSYKDMPQIWYQIQTKFRNEPRPRSGVIRGRQFIMKDAYTLDKDFEGLDIGYALHDKAYRAIFDRCGLKYFVVGASSGAMGGSKSEEFMVKSEAGEDTVAYCEKCQYAANSEVAQSIAEPAKKHDESKTVFEISTPNIKSIDELCAFLSINEKETAKSRVYIHEGTPVLVLMNGNDEVNETKLGNVLGGNVRPCHPEELKEISGADAGSIGPIGFKHRILADNLLKNANNLYSGANKNDYHLGGIDLTRDVAGVEYFDLRIAQSGEKCIRCGSPLEVFKAIELGHIFKLGTKYSEALGVNFLDENGKEKPVVMGSYGIGVERILACFIEQNYDDRGLIWKEPLQPFDIHLIGLNMKNAEVSKFAEKVYLDLIADGYEVLFDDRTDASAGFKFNDADLLGMPVQVIVGEKNLKEGKVELKNRKTGNKIVIALDNLLNQLQEHF
- the rsmI gene encoding 16S rRNA (cytidine(1402)-2'-O)-methyltransferase, which translates into the protein MKSKLHIVSTPIGNYEDITLRALKVLKEVDFIICEEFKEARRLLSQYQIEKELVSLNEHNEEESSQEIIARLKKGETAALISDCGTPLFSDPGKYLIHNCISEKIDLIPIPGANSLLPALVGSGFSLDKFYYAGWLSPKTEIRKKELIRLKAIKELIVIMETPYRLKTILTDLEKIFNPTTHICVSFDMTLATEKYYRGTIQAILKLVEEQKLKGEFVLLINNR
- a CDS encoding NifU family protein, producing the protein MLQVQDVDLTPNPQALKFILNEKLLNRETRNYQNKEQAINDPLAKGIFEIEGVVSVFYMDKFITIEKDSKAAWGQIQRPFVEFIKNFDKAQIPAEVEVPQMSSEEETELLKKINEILDTRVRPALAGDGGGLEVIGLEGTTLSIRYQGACGSCPSSIRGTLVAIENLLRREVSPSIEVIPG
- a CDS encoding lysine 2,3-aminomutase is translated as MHTYKNYTLRNYMEIDALKKLSKIDYDAIDIVGNVLPFKTNNYVVENLIDWSNIPDDPIFTLTFPRKEMLQNHHYSKVEKMFNDGHQIDEMKPLINEIRHELNPHPAGQKHNVPSIDGIELTGIQHKYRETVLFFPSQGQTCHAYCTFCFRWPQFVGMADMKFAMKEVELLIKYLKAHREVTDVLFTGGDPLIMSTKRLAFYIDELLDDDLYNIQTIRFGTKALAYWPYRFTKDTDADELIKLFDKIIAKGKNLAIMAHFNHPIELSTDAVKEAIKRIRATGAQIRTQSPVMKHINDKPEIWSEMWRKQVNLSCIPYYMFVARDTGAQHFFGMPLVEAWNIFRKAYQSVSGVCRTVRGPSMSATPGKIQMLGVSEVNKQKIIVMRFLQGRNPDWVARPFFADYNEDAIWLDELKPAFGEDKFFFEEELETIFNEHVYDDESQNFE